Proteins encoded by one window of Maliibacterium massiliense:
- a CDS encoding thioredoxin domain-containing protein — translation MNRLSQEKSPYLLQHADNPVDWYPWGAQAFARAAAEDKPVFLSVGYATCHWCHVMARESFADAEVAALLNEYFIAVKVDREERPDVDTVYMEVCQALTGGGGWPLSVLMTPEQQPFWAGTYLPKGSSRGQMGLLELLKLVEDAWRVSRAELLRAGAQATALLQRTQEAPSGDVPDTDALCQGARAWFDRMFDEKNGGFGRAPKFPTPHNLQFLLRYAQEAADARAQFMAERTLRQMYRGGIFDHIGGGFSRYSTDTQYLVPHFEKMLYDNALLADTYMQAFVQTKEPLYASVAMRTLDYMLRELTHPEGGFFSGQDADSEGEEGKFYALTPGDVAAALPAGDAARFCAWYDITPKGHFAGKSIPNLRKNPLFAGQDASVQAACARLYEYRRARARLATDDKVLLGWNALAISALVRAARALDKPRYLQAAVRAQRFIQAHMRGPDGRMRRRWRDGEAAHEATLEDYAAYALALLDLYGATLELEYLQEACALAKQMRARFADAQGGFFLYASDAETLIARPKEVYDGALPSGNALAAMALVRLDALLADDRWRQACSLQLAFVARSAADMPAGHTYALLALLRAQSPGMQLVCATAEDGPPAQLRAFVRAHPALRLDVLVKTRAHAQALAQLAPFTQDYPLPDAGSRYYLCRNHACAAPAESIADAFANAGAALDEQ, via the coding sequence ATGAACCGACTTTCTCAGGAAAAATCACCCTATCTATTGCAGCACGCCGACAACCCGGTGGACTGGTACCCGTGGGGCGCGCAGGCCTTCGCGCGCGCCGCCGCGGAGGACAAGCCGGTGTTTTTGAGCGTGGGCTACGCCACGTGCCACTGGTGCCACGTGATGGCGCGCGAATCCTTTGCCGATGCCGAGGTGGCCGCGCTGCTCAACGAATACTTCATTGCCGTCAAGGTGGACCGCGAGGAGCGGCCCGACGTGGACACGGTGTATATGGAGGTCTGCCAGGCGCTCACCGGCGGGGGCGGCTGGCCGCTGAGCGTGCTGATGACGCCCGAGCAGCAGCCCTTTTGGGCGGGTACGTACCTGCCCAAGGGGAGCAGCCGCGGCCAGATGGGCCTGCTCGAACTGCTGAAGCTGGTGGAGGACGCGTGGCGGGTCAGCCGCGCAGAGCTGCTGCGCGCAGGCGCGCAGGCGACCGCGCTGCTGCAGCGGACGCAGGAGGCGCCCAGTGGGGACGTCCCCGATACGGATGCCCTGTGCCAGGGCGCGCGCGCCTGGTTTGACCGGATGTTTGACGAGAAAAACGGCGGTTTTGGACGTGCGCCCAAATTCCCAACGCCCCATAACCTGCAGTTTCTGCTGCGCTACGCGCAGGAGGCGGCGGATGCCCGCGCGCAGTTTATGGCGGAGCGTACCCTGCGGCAGATGTACCGCGGCGGCATCTTTGACCACATCGGCGGGGGATTCTCCCGCTACAGCACGGACACGCAGTATCTGGTGCCCCACTTTGAAAAGATGCTCTACGACAACGCGCTGCTCGCCGATACGTACATGCAGGCGTTTGTCCAGACAAAAGAGCCGCTCTACGCGTCGGTGGCCATGCGCACGCTGGATTACATGCTGCGGGAGCTGACGCACCCAGAGGGGGGCTTTTTTAGCGGCCAGGACGCGGACAGCGAAGGTGAGGAGGGCAAATTTTACGCCCTCACGCCCGGTGACGTGGCCGCCGCGCTGCCAGCTGGGGATGCGGCGCGGTTCTGCGCGTGGTATGATATCACGCCAAAGGGGCACTTTGCGGGCAAGAGCATCCCCAACCTGCGCAAAAACCCCCTCTTTGCTGGGCAGGACGCATCCGTACAGGCGGCCTGCGCGCGGCTCTACGAATACCGGCGCGCCCGCGCGCGCCTGGCCACGGACGACAAGGTGCTGCTGGGCTGGAATGCCCTTGCCATCAGCGCCCTGGTGCGGGCGGCGCGCGCGCTGGATAAGCCCCGCTATCTGCAGGCCGCCGTGCGCGCCCAGCGCTTCATCCAGGCGCATATGCGGGGGCCGGATGGACGGATGCGGCGGCGCTGGCGCGATGGGGAGGCGGCGCACGAGGCAACGCTGGAGGATTACGCGGCCTACGCGCTGGCGCTGTTGGACCTCTACGGCGCCACGCTGGAGCTGGAATACCTCCAGGAGGCCTGCGCGCTGGCAAAGCAGATGCGCGCGCGCTTTGCCGATGCGCAGGGCGGTTTTTTCCTCTACGCCAGTGATGCTGAAACGCTCATCGCCCGCCCCAAGGAGGTGTACGACGGCGCGCTCCCCTCGGGCAACGCGCTGGCCGCCATGGCGCTGGTGCGCCTGGACGCGCTGCTGGCCGACGACCGCTGGCGCCAGGCATGTTCTTTGCAGCTTGCGTTTGTGGCGCGCAGCGCCGCGGACATGCCGGCGGGGCACACCTACGCGCTGCTTGCGCTGCTGCGCGCGCAGTCGCCCGGCATGCAGCTGGTGTGCGCCACTGCGGAGGATGGCCCTCCCGCGCAGCTGCGCGCCTTTGTGCGCGCCCATCCCGCCCTGCGGCTGGACGTGCTGGTCAAGACGCGCGCGCACGCCCAGGCGCTGGCGCAGCTCGCCCCCTTTACGCAGGACTATCCCCTGCCCGATGCGGGCAGCCGCTACTACCTGTGCAGGAACCATGCGTGCGCAGCGCCCGCAGAGAGCATTGCGGATGCTTTTGCAAACGCGGGCGCAGCGCTTGACGAACAATAA
- a CDS encoding tocopherol cyclase family protein yields the protein MHNFHGAHKRSRFFEGWYLKHQQGEHTVAFIPAFHVDAQGKKSASLQVVTDEGAWNLTFDAAAFAASRHRFRVRVGDSLFCTNGARLDIDADGLRVTGLLHYDAFTPLAADIMGPFRFFSMQCNHGVLSMAHALSGSLRLNGRKLDFTGGTGYIEKDWGRSFPKHYLWTQCCQQDTSAMLSVADIPVLGGRFTGCIAVVQAQGRQYRLASYRGARIARYDAGGAALRQGDMRLEATLLAGAPHALRAPQQGGMTRTIEESPACRVRYRFSVQERVVLDFTNARASFEYACPTEDI from the coding sequence GTGCACAATTTCCATGGCGCGCACAAGCGCAGCCGCTTTTTTGAAGGGTGGTATCTCAAACACCAGCAGGGGGAGCACACGGTGGCGTTCATCCCCGCCTTTCATGTGGACGCACAAGGAAAAAAGAGCGCCTCCCTGCAGGTGGTCACCGATGAGGGCGCGTGGAACCTGACCTTTGACGCGGCGGCTTTTGCCGCCTCCAGGCACAGGTTCCGCGTGCGGGTGGGGGACAGTCTCTTTTGCACGAACGGCGCGCGGCTGGACATTGACGCCGACGGCCTGCGCGTGACGGGCCTGCTGCATTACGACGCCTTTACACCGCTTGCCGCGGACATCATGGGGCCGTTTCGTTTTTTTTCGATGCAGTGCAACCACGGGGTGCTCAGCATGGCGCACGCGCTTTCGGGCAGCCTGCGCCTCAACGGGCGCAAATTGGATTTTACCGGCGGCACGGGGTATATCGAAAAGGACTGGGGGCGCTCCTTTCCCAAGCATTATCTCTGGACGCAGTGCTGTCAGCAGGACACAAGCGCGATGCTCTCGGTGGCGGACATCCCCGTGCTGGGCGGGCGCTTTACCGGCTGCATCGCGGTGGTGCAGGCGCAGGGCAGGCAGTATCGGCTGGCCTCCTACCGCGGCGCGCGCATCGCGCGCTACGATGCGGGGGGCGCCGCGCTGCGCCAGGGGGATATGCGCCTGGAGGCTACGCTGCTTGCCGGCGCGCCGCACGCGCTGCGGGCGCCGCAGCAGGGCGGCATGACCCGCACCATAGAGGAGAGCCCCGCCTGCCGCGTGCGCTACCGCTTCAGCGTGCAGGAGCGCGTTGTGCTGGATTTTACCAACGCGCGGGCGAGCTTTGAATACGCCTGCCCCACGGAGGACATATGA
- a CDS encoding phenylacetate--CoA ligase — translation MPNYYQPEIECASRDQIHAWQSERLVKTVRRVYQNVAYYRNLMDQKGVTPDDIRSVDDLHKLPFLTKNDLRDAYPYGLLATPLHDCVRIQSTSGTTGRRVVAFYTQHDIDLWEDCCARAIVAAGGTKEDVVHVCYGYGLFTGGPGLNGGSHRVGALTLPMSSGNTDRQIQFMCDLGSTILCCTPSYAAYLAESILERGLREQIKLKAGIFGAEAWTEEMRQDIQHKLGIKAYDIYGLTEISGPGVSFECGAQSGMHINEDHFIAEIIDPVTGEVLPDGEKGELVFTSITKEAFPLIRYRTRDICVLSREQCACGRTHVKMTKPMGRSDDMLIVKGVNVFPSQIETVLLNKGYPANYQIVVTRKNNSDKLEVLVEMTPEMFSDALSHVSAREKELVEALKAMLGIYANVRLVAPKSITRSEGKAVRVIDKRNLY, via the coding sequence ATGCCAAATTATTACCAGCCCGAGATAGAGTGCGCATCGCGCGACCAGATCCACGCCTGGCAGAGCGAGCGGTTGGTCAAAACCGTGCGGCGCGTCTATCAAAACGTGGCGTATTACCGCAATCTAATGGACCAAAAGGGCGTCACCCCCGATGATATCCGTTCGGTGGACGATCTGCACAAGCTGCCTTTTCTGACGAAAAACGACCTGCGCGATGCCTATCCCTACGGGCTGCTGGCCACGCCGCTACACGACTGCGTGCGCATCCAGTCCACCAGCGGCACCACCGGCCGGCGCGTGGTCGCCTTCTACACCCAGCACGATATCGATCTGTGGGAGGACTGCTGCGCGCGCGCCATCGTGGCGGCCGGCGGCACGAAGGAGGACGTGGTGCACGTCTGCTACGGCTACGGCCTGTTTACCGGCGGGCCCGGCCTCAACGGCGGCTCCCACCGTGTGGGCGCGCTCACGCTGCCCATGTCCTCGGGCAACACGGACCGGCAGATCCAGTTCATGTGCGATCTGGGCTCCACCATATTGTGCTGCACGCCCTCCTACGCGGCGTACCTGGCCGAGAGCATCCTTGAGCGGGGCCTGCGCGAGCAGATCAAACTCAAGGCGGGCATCTTCGGCGCCGAGGCCTGGACCGAGGAGATGCGCCAGGATATCCAGCATAAGCTGGGCATCAAGGCATACGATATCTATGGCCTGACCGAGATCTCCGGCCCGGGCGTCTCCTTTGAGTGCGGCGCGCAGAGCGGCATGCACATCAACGAGGACCACTTTATCGCCGAGATCATCGACCCCGTCACCGGCGAGGTGCTGCCCGATGGGGAAAAGGGCGAGCTGGTCTTCACCAGCATCACCAAGGAGGCCTTCCCGCTGATCCGCTACCGCACGCGCGATATCTGCGTGCTCTCGCGCGAGCAGTGCGCCTGCGGCCGTACCCACGTCAAAATGACCAAGCCTATGGGCCGCAGCGACGATATGCTCATCGTCAAGGGCGTCAACGTCTTCCCCTCTCAGATCGAGACGGTACTGCTCAATAAGGGCTACCCCGCCAACTACCAGATCGTGGTCACCCGCAAGAACAACAGCGACAAACTGGAGGTGCTCGTGGAAATGACCCCCGAGATGTTCTCCGACGCGCTCTCCCACGTCTCCGCCCGCGAAAAGGAGCTGGTGGAGGCGCTCAAGGCCATGCTGGGCATCTACGCAAACGTCCGCCTGGTGGCGCCCAAATCCATCACGCGCAGCGAGGGCAAGGCCGTGCGCGTAATCGACAAACGCAACCTATATTAA